The following are encoded in a window of Nomia melanderi isolate GNS246 chromosome 6, iyNomMela1, whole genome shotgun sequence genomic DNA:
- the Pop4 gene encoding ribonuclease P/MRP subunit POP4: MAESNHNVCVTLPKSITKQISTCKNNEQHIINFLQNTLSSTDTDSITSELRKSFLFSKHKNKWNKKERCKGKLLTSRKRMQLGLRKIGCKNDMKYNDLLPLNQLWLNYMQQMLGNKFFTNVPTNPTDPSWENINQQLIKADFHGAEISVIASKCPCLIGSSGIVIQDTKNTFRICGKDNTIRTIPKDVVIINIHLKNVKLELFGKDLCVKPTERTIKKLKGGRVYEL; encoded by the exons ATGGCAGAATCAAAcc atAATGTATGCGTAACATTACCTAAAAGCATAACAAAACAAATTAGTACTTGCAAAAATAATGAAcagcatataataaattttttacaaaatacattATCATCCACAGACACTGATTCTATAACAAGCGAATTAAGAAAG TCTTTTCTATTCagcaaacataaaaataaatggaataaaaagGAAAGGTGTAAAGGAAAGCTATTGACTAGTAGAAAGCGAATGCAACTTGGGTTGCGTAAAATTGGTTGCAAAAATGACATGAAATATAATGATTTGCTACCATTAAATCAATTATGGTTAAATTACATGCAACAAATGTTAGGCAACAAATTTTTTACTAACGTACCAACAAATCCAACTGATCCAAGTTGGGAAAATATTAATCAGCAATTAATTAAAGCAGATTTCCATGGTGCTGAAATATCAGTTATAGCATCAAAATGTCCTTGTTTAATTGGGTCAAGTGGTATAGTTATTCAAGATACAAAGAACACTTTCAGAATTTGTGGAAAAGATAATACTATTAGAA CAATACCAAAGGAtgttgttattataaatattcatttgaagaATGTAAAATTGGAATTATTTGGCAAAGATCTTTGTGTAAAACCCACGGAGAGAACAATAAAAAAGTTGAAAGGTGGACGTGTATATGAACTATGa